One Candidatus Cloacimonadota bacterium DNA window includes the following coding sequences:
- a CDS encoding nucleoside-diphosphate kinase — MENYTLLLIKPNATEEHHIGAILKIVEENGFAIESLKMIFMDDDLSSRFYSVHKGKPFYKGLIEFMHSGKTVAAILKKDNAIVSLRKLVGNTDSKKAESGTIRHLYGEDIRRNAVHASDSSENAKKEISIIFPDFRF; from the coding sequence ATGGAGAATTATACATTACTTCTGATCAAACCAAATGCTACGGAAGAACATCATATCGGAGCTATTCTTAAGATCGTTGAAGAAAACGGATTTGCTATCGAATCATTGAAAATGATTTTCATGGATGACGATCTCAGTAGTCGATTTTATTCTGTCCATAAAGGAAAACCATTTTATAAAGGTTTGATAGAATTTATGCATTCCGGAAAAACAGTTGCAGCCATTTTAAAGAAGGATAACGCTATTGTTTCTCTCCGCAAATTAGTTGGAAACACAGATTCTAAAAAAGCAGAATCCGGTACAATCCGGCATCTTTATGGTGAAGATATTCGCAGGAATGCAGTCCATGCTTCTGATTCGTCGGAAAACGCAAAAAAAGAAATCTCGATTATTTTTCCTGATTTTAGATTTTAA
- a CDS encoding acetate kinase, whose product MKVLVINCGSSSVKYQFINLETENVLADGIAERIGEDISLFTFKSKNFTRKKEKILIENHEKAIQIIIKALLDRENGVIQDKFEIEAVGHRLVHAGEHYSGSVVINEHVVQIMRECVALAPLHNPANIKGIEAMNSVLPKIPQCGVFDTAFHQTMPSKAYLYALPYKFYTKDKIRRYGFHGTSHKYVSRFAAEYLQKDIKALKIITCHIGNGASITAIEGGKSVDTSMGFTPLEGLMMGTRCGDIDPAIPIYLMKEKGMGPDLVNIILNKKSGMIGLSEISNDMREIEDEIIKNKNPKAIQAHEVYAYKIKKYIGSYTAVMNGLDILVFTGGVGENMPILRELVCDNLDYLGIKLDKKENNQFKAGILELQAKESKVKVLKIPTNEELMIALETQRLLQKT is encoded by the coding sequence ATGAAAGTTTTAGTAATCAATTGCGGTAGTTCATCCGTAAAATATCAATTTATAAACCTGGAAACAGAAAATGTGTTAGCTGATGGAATTGCAGAAAGAATCGGGGAAGATATTTCTTTATTCACATTTAAAAGTAAAAATTTCACCAGGAAAAAAGAAAAAATCCTTATTGAAAACCATGAAAAAGCTATTCAAATCATAATCAAAGCTTTGCTGGATAGAGAAAACGGGGTGATCCAAGATAAGTTCGAGATAGAAGCTGTTGGACATCGTTTAGTTCATGCTGGAGAACATTATTCAGGTTCGGTAGTAATTAATGAACATGTCGTCCAGATCATGAGAGAATGCGTTGCTCTTGCTCCGCTTCATAATCCTGCCAATATCAAGGGTATCGAAGCGATGAACAGTGTTCTTCCCAAAATACCGCAATGCGGAGTTTTTGATACTGCTTTTCATCAAACCATGCCATCAAAAGCTTATCTTTATGCTTTACCGTATAAATTCTATACAAAAGATAAGATCAGACGATATGGGTTTCATGGAACTTCTCATAAATATGTAAGTCGATTTGCTGCAGAATATCTTCAAAAGGACATCAAAGCTTTGAAAATAATTACCTGCCATATCGGGAACGGAGCTTCTATAACTGCTATCGAAGGAGGAAAATCCGTTGATACTTCCATGGGCTTTACACCACTCGAAGGTTTGATGATGGGAACTCGCTGCGGAGATATTGATCCGGCAATTCCGATTTATCTGATGAAAGAAAAAGGCATGGGTCCTGATCTTGTTAATATCATTTTAAATAAAAAAAGCGGAATGATCGGTCTCTCGGAAATCAGCAATGATATGCGGGAAATCGAAGATGAAATCATAAAAAATAAAAATCCCAAAGCAATACAAGCCCACGAAGTTTATGCATACAAGATCAAAAAATATATCGGTTCTTATACGGCTGTGATGAATGGATTGGATATTTTGGTCTTTACCGGGGGAGTCGGAGAAAATATGCCGATCCTGCGTGAACTTGTCTGTGATAATTTAGATTATCTGGGGATTAAACTGGATAAAAAAGAAAACAATCAATTCAAAGCCGGGATTTTGGAACTGCAGGCAAAAGAATCGAAAGTAAAAGTTTTGAAAATCCCGACCAACGAAGAATTGATGATCGCTTTGGAAACTCAACGGTTGC